In a single window of the Leisingera daeponensis DSM 23529 genome:
- a CDS encoding multidrug effflux MFS transporter, translated as MSQSPAHGMAKAEFIALIAMMFATIAFSIDAMLPALPEIGAALSPDDVNQAQLVLTSFVLGMGIGTFFTGPLSDAFGRKRVIAGGAVLYILAAAVAWRSHSLELLLASRVVMGLGAAGPRIVGIAIVRDLYAGREMARLMSIAMMIFTLVPAFAPMLGAGIIAFSGWRGIFLAFAIFAVIVVMWMGLRLPETLPRENRRPFRLPLLLGAVTEMLSHPTVRLSIMVQTLCLGMLFTMLTMVQPVYDVIFDRAESFPFWFGFVALMAGTASLLNAAIVVRVGMRRIVTWSLAVQMVVSAAMLFLSSSPLPGGLLFGLFIAWQTSVFFLAGTTLGNLNAIAMEPMGHIAGMAASVIGAISTVLAAAIAAPVGLLFDGSLLPLGAGLLTMAALAFVLMLQMARAEARLPAE; from the coding sequence ATGTCACAGTCCCCCGCCCATGGCATGGCCAAGGCTGAGTTCATCGCGCTGATCGCGATGATGTTTGCCACCATTGCCTTTTCCATCGACGCGATGCTGCCCGCCCTGCCCGAAATCGGCGCGGCGCTGAGCCCGGACGACGTGAACCAAGCGCAGCTGGTGCTGACGTCCTTTGTGCTGGGCATGGGGATCGGCACCTTCTTTACCGGGCCGCTGTCCGATGCCTTTGGCCGCAAGCGCGTGATTGCCGGCGGTGCCGTGCTGTATATCCTTGCCGCCGCCGTTGCCTGGAGGTCGCACTCGCTGGAGTTGCTGCTGGCGTCGCGTGTGGTGATGGGTCTGGGAGCCGCCGGGCCGCGCATCGTCGGCATCGCCATCGTGCGCGATTTGTACGCGGGCCGGGAAATGGCGCGGCTGATGTCGATTGCCATGATGATCTTTACCCTGGTGCCGGCCTTCGCGCCGATGCTGGGCGCAGGCATCATCGCGTTTTCCGGGTGGCGCGGCATCTTCCTGGCCTTCGCCATCTTTGCCGTCATCGTGGTGATGTGGATGGGGCTGCGCCTGCCGGAAACCCTGCCGCGCGAAAACCGCCGTCCGTTCCGCCTGCCGCTGCTGCTGGGCGCGGTGACGGAGATGCTGAGCCACCCCACCGTGCGCCTGTCGATCATGGTGCAGACCCTGTGCCTGGGTATGCTGTTCACCATGCTGACGATGGTGCAGCCGGTTTATGACGTGATCTTTGACCGCGCCGAAAGCTTTCCGTTCTGGTTCGGCTTTGTGGCGCTGATGGCCGGAACGGCGAGCCTGCTGAACGCCGCCATCGTGGTCCGGGTCGGGATGCGGCGCATCGTGACCTGGTCGCTTGCTGTCCAGATGGTTGTCTCTGCCGCCATGCTGTTCCTCAGCTCCAGCCCGCTGCCGGGCGGGCTGCTGTTCGGCCTGTTCATCGCCTGGCAGACCAGCGTGTTTTTCCTGGCCGGCACCACGCTGGGCAACCTGAATGCCATCGCGATGGAGCCGATGGGCCATATCGCCGGCATGGCGGCCTCGGTGATCGGGGCGATCTCCACCGTGCTGGCCGCCGCCATTGCCGCCCCGGTCGGGCTGCTGTTCGACGGCTCGCTGCTGCCGCTGGGCGCGGGCCTGCTGACCATGGCAGCGCTCGCGTTTGTGCTGATGCTGCAAATGGCCCGGGCCGAGGCGCGGCTGCCCGCCGAATAA
- a CDS encoding DsbA family oxidoreductase: protein MTQMATVKLDILSDPICPWCYIGKTHLDKALAEVPDHPFVIEWHPFQLNPDMPREGMDRRDYLERKFGGKEAAVKAYAPVVEHAEKAGLTISFEDMKRTPNTLDAHRLIHWAGIESKQSQVVDALFKAYFVEAKDIGDHAVLAEIATEAGMDADVVARLLQGDSDVQVIRDRDAHSRKMGVTSVPTFIVASQHAVPGAQLPELWKQVIEDILQQLKAEDGQ from the coding sequence ATGACCCAAATGGCCACAGTCAAGCTCGACATCCTGTCGGACCCGATCTGCCCCTGGTGCTATATCGGCAAGACCCATCTGGACAAGGCGCTGGCCGAGGTGCCGGACCATCCGTTCGTGATCGAGTGGCACCCGTTCCAGCTGAACCCTGACATGCCGCGCGAGGGCATGGACCGGCGCGACTATCTGGAGCGCAAGTTCGGCGGCAAAGAGGCCGCGGTGAAAGCCTATGCCCCGGTGGTGGAACATGCGGAGAAGGCCGGGCTGACGATCAGCTTCGAGGATATGAAGCGCACCCCCAACACGCTGGACGCGCACCGGCTGATCCATTGGGCCGGGATCGAGAGCAAGCAGTCTCAGGTCGTGGATGCGCTGTTCAAAGCCTATTTCGTGGAGGCCAAGGATATCGGAGACCATGCGGTTCTGGCGGAAATCGCGACAGAGGCAGGCATGGACGCAGATGTGGTAGCGCGCCTGCTGCAGGGCGACAGCGATGTGCAGGTGATCCGCGACCGCGACGCGCATTCCCGCAAGATGGGCGTGACCTCGGTGCCGACCTTCATCGTCGCCAGCCAGCACGCGGTTCCCGGTGCACAGCTGCCGGAGCTGTGGAAGCAAGTGATCGAAGACATCCTGCAGCAGCTGAAGGCAGAAGACGGCCAATAA